One Archaeoglobus neptunius genomic region harbors:
- the rpsJ gene encoding 30S ribosomal protein S10, which produces MPIKGPKARIKLSGLNPRELDRICSQIKEIANKTGVELSGPVPLPTRRLVVPVRKAPDGEGSETWDHWEMRVHKRLIDISADERALRQIMRIQVPKDVNIEIVLES; this is translated from the coding sequence ATGCCGATTAAAGGCCCAAAGGCGAGAATTAAACTCTCCGGTCTGAATCCAAGAGAGCTCGACAGAATCTGCTCGCAAATCAAAGAAATTGCCAATAAGACTGGCGTTGAGCTGAGCGGCCCGGTACCACTTCCTACAAGACGTCTGGTGGTTCCCGTCAGAAAAGCTCCGGACGGAGAGGGCAGCGAAACATGGGACCACTGGGAGATGAGAGTTCACAAGAGGCTGATAGATATCTCTGCAGACGAGAGAGCCCTGAGGCAGATAATGAGAATCCAGGTCCCCAAGGATGTGAACATTGAGATAGTTCTCGAATCTTAA